From one Amia ocellicauda isolate fAmiCal2 chromosome 17, fAmiCal2.hap1, whole genome shotgun sequence genomic stretch:
- the proza gene encoding protein Z, vitamin K-dependent plasma glycoprotein a, giving the protein MDSFIIVLTVSLVLSYAAAGQASWKVFLDKHDASEVIARHRRANEGNEEKNLPPNLERECVQEVCSYEEAREIFQDTYRTDIFWSVYVDGDQCAGKPCKNGGMCADSVGSFDCVCKHGFVGPLCEIDQTVCTVNETRGCSQFCKPGYQSYECSCAKGYKLKQYEKCEATELFSCGKLDSRSRLRDSKIRTLTQQDCQTDECPWQVLLKSEESDGFCSGVILKDNLVLTTAQCASMFSNFQVIVGKRKIPYEEGEQVLYVSTIHKHPKYQEGQPDNDLALLKLRGRITFKKSAVAPCLPERDFAENALMGRGPRTALVMGYSYSGGSVLQGNLQLASLPYLPLQQCRETHSTSLTNKMFCTSHPPSESCFFGPGSPVITVYKQVAFLTGVLSRPQGFDCDKGYVYQKISRFLPWLRPFMETR; this is encoded by the exons ATGGACTCCTTTATCATCGTCCTGACCGTCAGCTTAGTGCTGAGCTATGCTGCTGCAGGGCAAGCCTCATGGAAAG TGTTCCTGGATAAACACGATGCCAGTGAAGTGATTGCGAGACACAGGCGGGCCAACGAAGGGAATGAAGAGAAGAACCTTCCACCCAACttggagagagagtgtgtgcagGAGGTGTGCAGCTATGAGGAAGCCCGAGAGATATTCCAGGACACCTACCGCACT GACATATTCTGGTCCGTCTACGTTG ACGGGGACCAGTGTGCCGGCAAGCCCTGCAAGAACGGGGGTATGTGTGCCGACAGTGTGGGCAGCTTCGACTGCGTGTGCAAACACGGCTTCGTTGGACCGCTCTGTGAGATAG ATCAAACCGTCTGCACCGTGAATGAGACCAGAGGCTGCAGTCAGTTCTGCAAGCCTGGGTACCAGTCGTACGAGTGCTCCTGTGCCAAGGGATATAAACTCAAGCAATACGAGAAGTGTGAAGCTACAG AACTATTCTCCTGCGGGAAGTTGGACAGCAGATCCCGGCTGCGGGACTCGAAGATCCGGACACTCACGCAACAGGACTGCCAGACAGATGAGTGTCCCTGGCAG GTTCTGCTGAAGAGCGAGGAGTCGGACGGGTTCTGCAGCGGCGTCATCCTCAAAGACAACCTGGTGCTCACCACGGCCCAGTGCGCCTCCATGTTCTCCAACTTTCAGGTCATTGTTG GAAAGAGGAAGATCCCTTATGAGGAGGGGGAGCAGGTGTTGTATGTGTCCACCATTCACAAGCACCCCAAATACCAGGAGGGCCAGCCGGACAACGACCTGGCGCTGCTCAAGCTCAGGGGCAGGATCACCTTCAAGAAGTCGGCCGTCGCGCCCTGCCTCCCTGAGAGGGACTTTGCCGAGAACGCACTGATGGGCAGAGGGCCACGGACGGCGCTGGTGATGGGCTACAGCTACAGCGGTGGCAGCGTCCTGCAGGGCAACCTCCAGCTCGCCTCCCTGCCCTACCTGCCCCTGCAGCAGTGCCGGGAGACGCACAGCACCTCCCTCACCAACAAGATGTTCTGCACCTCCCACCCCCCAAGCGAGAGCTGCTTCTTCGGCCCCGGCAGCCCCGTGATCACCGTCTACAAGCAGGTCGCCTTCCTGACCGGCGTCCTCAGCCGGCCTCAGGGCTTCGACTGCGACAAGGGCTACGTCTACCAGAAGATCTCCAGGTTCCTGCCCTGGCTCAGACCGTTCATGGAGACGCGCTGA